The following are encoded together in the Glycine soja cultivar W05 chromosome 5, ASM419377v2, whole genome shotgun sequence genome:
- the LOC114411584 gene encoding uncharacterized protein LOC114411584 produces MEDFPNASTYCQWLKELSDQLKNVGTPMLNNCLVLQMMVGLTEAYNGVVTLIRQSDLLPPFYQAYSMITLEEVGLAKKVATGGSSVMVARDIDDSHSLSKNFHKNQNTHGDKKGQNHNNSGKNNDGNCGGVKSNDGDDCSGSHNSG; encoded by the coding sequence ATGGAGGATTTCCCGAATGCCTCTACGTATTGTCAATGGCTCAAGGAATTGTCTGATCAACTTAAGAACGTAGGTACACCAATGTTGAACAACTGTCTTGTTCTTCAAATGATGGTCGGCCTCACCGAGGCTTACAATGGGGTTGTCACACTCATTCGCCAAAGCGATCTTCTTCCACCATTCTATCAAGCCTACTCTATGATCACCTTAGAAGAAGTTGGTCTTGCAAAGAAAGTTGCAACCGGTGGGAGTTCCGTCATGGTAGCTCGTGACATTGATGACTCTCACTCCCTTTCCAAAAATTTCCATAAAAATCAGAATACTCATGGTGATAAAAAGGGTCAAAACCACAACAATAGTGGCAAAAACAATGATGGCAATTGTGGTGGCGTCAAGAGCAATGATGGTGATGACTGCAGTGGCAGCCACAATAGTGGCTGA
- the LOC114411885 gene encoding mitochondrial outer membrane protein porin 1-like → MSTCPGIYFDIGKKAKDVLHKDYSNLSPIHFHYQFMDYNVDLSCKVDELVPGFKSLFKCTIPDSGKVELQHLSNYTGITGCIGLEGNLEKGYDPVLNLSGLVGTNILSLGGNVALDLPTRTISKLNAGLGLNTDFLVASLTMHDSFDFVKASCYHEVNPLTKTAIAAELNHSLSMGETSATVGAQHAFLPQTLVKARFDTFGRAGALIQQGFWERCFVTMAGEVEFNTSDNNLHPKVGVSVALKP, encoded by the exons ATGAGCACCTGTCCGGGGATATATTTTGATATTGGCAAGAAGGCTAAAG ATGTTCTTCACAAGGACTATTCAAATCTATCTCCAATTCACTTTCACTACCAATTCATGGACTATAATGTAGACCTCTCTTGTAAAG TAGATGAACTTGTACCTGGATTCAAGAGCCTTTTCAAATGCACCATACCTGATTCTGGGAag GTGGAACTACAGCACTTGAGCAACTACACTGGGATTACTGGATGCATTGGATTAGAAGGAAACCTAGAAAAAGGATATGACCCTGTTCTAAACTTATCAGGTCTTGTAGGAACAAACATTCTGTCTCTTGGAGGCAATGTTGCTCTTGACCTACCAACAAGAACAATCAGCAAGCTGAATGCTGGCTTAGGCCTCAACACTGACTTCCTTGTTGCTTCCTTGACCAT GCATGACAGCTTTGACTTTGTGAAAGCCTcctgttatcatgaagtgaacCCCCTAACCAAGACTGCCATTGCAGCAGAGCTGAATCATAGCTTGTCAATGGGGGAGACTAGTGCCACAGTTGGTGCTCAGCATGCATTTTTACCGCAAACGTTGGTAAAGGCTCGATTTGACACCTTTGGCAGGGCAGGTGCTCTTATTCAACAAGGGTTCTGGGAGAGATGTTTTGTAACTATGGCTGGAGAAGTGGAGTTTAATACCTCGGATAATAATTTGCATCCCAAGGTTGGAGTCTCTGTGGCTTTAAAACCCTAG
- the LOC114411884 gene encoding hypersensitive-induced reaction 1 protein-like: MGNLFCCVKVDQSTVAMREGFGRFEKVLQPGCHCMPWFLGKQLAGHLSLRLQQLDLRCETKTKDNVFVNVVASIQYRALAEKANDAFYKLSNTKTQIQAYVFDVIRASVPKLNLDDAFEQKSEIARAVEEELEKAMSAYGYEIVQTLIVDIDPDVHVKRAMNEINAAARLRLAANEKAEAEKILLIKRAEGEAESKYLSGLGIARQRQAIVDGLRDSVLGFSVNVPGTSARDVMDMVLVTQYFDTMKDIGAASKSSAVFIPHGPGAVRDVASQIRDGLLQASHQ, encoded by the exons ATGGGGAATCTTTTTTGTTGTGTGAAAGTTGATCAATCTACGGTGGCTATGAGAGAAGGATTTGGACGATTTGAGAAGGTACTTCAGCCGGGATGCCATTGCATGCCATGGTTCCTTGGAAAACAACTTGCTGGTCATCTCTCTCTTCGGCTACAGCAACTGGATCTTCGTTGTGAGACCAAGACAAAG GATAATGTCTTTGTCAACGTTGTTGCTTCTATTCAATATCGTGCCCTGGCAGAGAAGGCCAATGATGCTTTTTACAAACTGAGCAATACAAAGACCCAAATTCAAGCCTATGTTTTTGATG TAATTAGGGCAAGTGTTCCAAAACTAAACTTGGATGATGCTTTTGAGCAGAAAAGTGAAATTGCCAGAGCTGTGGAAGAAGAACTTGAgaag GCTATGTCAGCTTATGGGTATGAAATTGTTCAAACACTGATTGTTGATATAGATCCAGATGTGCATGTGAAGCGGGCTATGAATGAAATCAATGCTG CTGCAAGATTGAGGTTGGCAGCTAATGAGAAGGCAGAGGCAGAGAAGATCTTGCTAATCAAACGAGCTGAGGGCGAGGCAGAGTCTAAGTATCTTTCTGGTCTGGGTATTGCTCGCCAACGTCAAGCAATTGTGGATGGCTTGAGAGATAGTGTGCTTGGATTCTCAGTTAATGTACCTGGGACAAGTGCAAGAGATGTCATGGACATGGTCCTTGTCACTCAGTATTTTGACACTATGAAAGACATTGGTGCTGCCTCCAAGTCTTCTGCTGTGTTTATTCCACATGGACCTGGTGCTGTTCGTGATGTAGCTAGTCAAATTCGAGACGGACTTCTTCAGGCTTCTCATCAGTAG